Proteins found in one uncultured Desulfuromonas sp. genomic segment:
- a CDS encoding PilN domain-containing protein, which yields MMQQINLYQDQFKPQRRSQLGAILTATFVVMVVVMVLLAWWQGRQRDQWQQRQIAESQRQSSLQAELTALDDKVATLKPSKLLTRTLLDTRRQLDLRKPVLHQVEQLSRKKELVIDSLEALASRPLSHVWLTTIQLANGGDEMTLSGVALQAERLPQMVEALAQQPVFSRRHFAFARLERQSDGGYSFDLSTRQGGENE from the coding sequence ATGATGCAGCAGATCAATCTCTATCAGGACCAATTTAAGCCGCAACGGCGCTCTCAGCTCGGGGCGATTCTTACGGCCACCTTTGTGGTGATGGTTGTTGTCATGGTGCTGCTGGCGTGGTGGCAGGGACGGCAACGCGATCAATGGCAACAACGTCAGATTGCTGAAAGTCAACGCCAGAGCAGCTTACAGGCTGAACTGACGGCATTGGACGACAAGGTGGCAACACTTAAACCGAGTAAACTGCTGACGCGCACCCTGCTCGATACCCGCCGTCAGCTTGATTTGCGTAAACCGGTGTTGCACCAGGTGGAGCAACTCAGTCGCAAGAAAGAACTGGTGATTGACAGTCTGGAGGCCCTGGCCTCCCGGCCGTTATCCCACGTTTGGTTGACGACGATTCAGCTCGCTAACGGTGGCGACGAGATGACGCTAAGCGGCGTGGCCCTGCAGGCTGAGCGGTTGCCGCAGATGGTGGAAGCGTTGGCCCAACAGCCGGTTTTTTCCAGACGCCATTTTGCCTTTGCCCGCCTCGAACGCCAGAGCGATGGAGGTTACAGCTTTGATCTGAGTACCCGGCAGGGAGGCGAAAATGAGTGA
- the trkA gene encoding Trk system potassium transporter TrkA gives MKILIVGAGQVGYFLCERLAMEGHEVTLIDRDEVHLQQAQDRLNVMGLCGNGASAEILEQADIKHTDIFIAVTDLDEVNILACLLAREYEVKTRIARVKSIEYRSHGAILSKEKLGIDLLINPADEVADEIVKITRRSGAFDVAEFVEGKIQFLGYRIADESPLCGMSLRELGELRGMYRFVVTAISRDDKTIIPRGEDLIQSGDSIFLFAHQNDLPAIQYMLQPGEKKKRKIPRVFILGGSNIGIRIASQLEKLQYDVRLIDANEQRCIKVSAKLKKTMVIQAEGTDIHALEEEGIASADTFIAVTGKDETNILCSLLCKQHGVKRTLALINKPELLSLAPTLGIDACISPRLSAAGAILKYVRRGGVISLATIEGSNSEVLEFEVNASSKFLNIPLKNLHFPNGAIIGAIVQDDRYEIATGDSTLAIGDRVVVFALPAALPKVEKFFE, from the coding sequence ATGAAGATACTTATTGTCGGAGCAGGACAAGTCGGCTACTTCCTCTGTGAGCGATTGGCTATGGAGGGACACGAAGTCACGTTGATTGACCGCGACGAAGTGCACCTACAGCAGGCCCAGGACCGTCTTAATGTCATGGGCCTCTGCGGCAACGGTGCCAGTGCTGAAATTCTTGAACAGGCCGACATCAAGCATACCGACATCTTTATTGCCGTTACCGACCTGGACGAGGTTAATATTCTCGCCTGCCTTCTTGCCCGTGAATACGAGGTCAAAACCCGCATTGCCCGGGTCAAGAGCATTGAATACCGCAGCCACGGCGCCATCTTATCCAAAGAGAAGCTCGGCATTGATCTGTTGATCAATCCCGCCGATGAGGTTGCCGACGAGATTGTCAAAATCACCCGGCGCAGCGGCGCGTTTGATGTGGCGGAATTCGTCGAGGGCAAAATTCAATTTCTCGGCTACCGCATTGCGGATGAAAGTCCACTGTGCGGCATGAGCTTACGCGAGCTCGGCGAACTACGCGGCATGTATCGGTTCGTTGTCACGGCTATCAGCCGGGATGACAAAACCATCATTCCCCGCGGCGAAGACCTCATCCAGTCCGGTGACAGTATTTTTCTGTTTGCCCACCAGAACGATCTGCCTGCCATTCAATATATGCTGCAACCCGGTGAAAAGAAAAAGCGCAAAATACCGCGCGTTTTCATCCTCGGTGGCAGCAACATCGGTATCCGCATCGCCTCGCAACTGGAAAAACTCCAATACGATGTGCGCCTGATCGATGCCAACGAGCAACGCTGCATCAAAGTTTCAGCCAAGCTGAAAAAAACCATGGTCATTCAGGCGGAAGGCACAGACATCCACGCCCTTGAAGAGGAAGGCATTGCCAGCGCCGATACCTTTATCGCCGTCACCGGCAAGGATGAAACAAACATCCTCTGTTCGTTGCTGTGCAAACAACACGGCGTTAAACGTACTCTGGCCCTGATCAACAAGCCGGAACTGCTCAGCCTGGCCCCAACTCTGGGCATTGATGCCTGTATTTCTCCGCGCCTGTCGGCCGCTGGCGCCATCCTCAAATATGTACGGCGTGGCGGCGTTATCTCCCTGGCCACCATTGAAGGCAGCAACTCCGAAGTGCTTGAATTTGAAGTCAATGCCAGCAGCAAATTTCTCAACATCCCCTTGAAAAACCTTCATTTTCCAAACGGAGCCATTATCGGCGCCATTGTTCAGGATGACCGCTATGAAATCGCCACCGGCGACTCAACACTGGCCATTGGTGATCGAGTGGTGGTGTTTGCCCTTCCTGCGGCTCTGCCCAAAGTGGAAAAGTTTTTTGAATAA
- the gspM gene encoding type II secretion system protein GspM, which produces MSDATFWSDKLKSWFAALNKREQRLIIGTLFGVPLFVFVQLIFLPGLKEQTALERQVQQLEQDNTVLQSQVLEISLLAQKDPDADTRKRLEQLQQEIARFDQRLQENLSGLVPPAQMPGLLRSMLKQRTGLTLISMENGQPQAINLAPMPQKGEAKEAAAPPPEVVLYRHPLHLELQGGYLDILAYLQDLRQLPHRLFWHGLHIEMGEGYPQARIQVDVYTLSLEKGWISG; this is translated from the coding sequence ATGAGTGACGCAACGTTCTGGTCGGACAAGCTCAAGAGCTGGTTTGCCGCATTGAATAAGCGCGAGCAGCGCCTGATTATCGGGACACTGTTTGGTGTGCCGTTGTTTGTGTTTGTCCAATTGATCTTTTTACCCGGACTTAAAGAACAGACAGCGTTGGAGCGCCAGGTACAACAGCTGGAACAGGACAACACCGTTTTGCAAAGCCAGGTGCTTGAGATATCGCTACTGGCGCAAAAAGATCCCGACGCGGACACCCGCAAAAGGCTTGAGCAACTTCAGCAGGAGATTGCCCGGTTTGATCAGCGCCTGCAGGAAAACCTGTCGGGCTTGGTCCCTCCGGCGCAAATGCCCGGATTGCTCCGGTCGATGCTCAAACAGCGCACTGGATTGACGTTGATCTCCATGGAGAATGGTCAACCACAGGCGATTAATCTTGCGCCAATGCCTCAAAAGGGCGAAGCCAAGGAGGCGGCTGCTCCTCCTCCTGAGGTGGTTCTGTACCGGCATCCACTGCACCTCGAATTGCAAGGGGGCTATCTGGATATACTGGCGTACCTGCAGGACCTGCGGCAATTGCCTCACCGCCTGTTCTGGCATGGTCTGCACATTGAGATGGGCGAAGGTTATCCTCAAGCCCGTATTCAGGTCGATGTTTACACCCTGAGTCTGGAGAAAGGGTGGATCAGTGGTTAA
- a CDS encoding TIGR01212 family radical SAM protein (This family includes YhcC from E. coli K-12, an uncharacterized radical SAM protein.), protein MSKAYRVYSQYLKQRFGGRVHKISIDAGFSCPNRGTDRQSPGCLFCEPNGSGSFGIARRLSVAEQVEHGKEIMVRKYKAKHFVAYFQPFSNTYAPVETLRALYDEALAVPGVVGLAVGTRPDCLEDAVLDLLQEYHQRTYFWLEIGVQSCHDKTLNFLRRGHDYGCFVDAYRRARQRDLRVCAHVILGLPGESHDEMMATADEMARLKVDGIKVHLLHVLKDTALGDLYEQGAFTLFDQPSYVQTVVDFIERLHPDTMIQRLTGDGPRDILLAPRWSLKKWEVLNAIDEEFERRGSRQGARCRFL, encoded by the coding sequence ATGTCCAAAGCTTATCGCGTTTATTCCCAGTACCTCAAGCAGCGTTTCGGCGGCCGGGTTCACAAAATATCCATCGATGCCGGTTTCTCCTGTCCCAACCGTGGTACGGACCGTCAGTCTCCGGGCTGTCTGTTTTGTGAACCCAATGGGTCCGGGTCGTTTGGCATTGCCCGTCGTCTGAGTGTTGCCGAGCAGGTGGAGCATGGCAAAGAGATCATGGTCCGTAAGTATAAGGCCAAGCATTTTGTGGCCTACTTTCAACCCTTCTCCAATACTTATGCCCCGGTTGAAACGTTGCGTGCGCTTTATGATGAAGCTCTTGCTGTTCCCGGCGTTGTCGGACTGGCTGTTGGCACCCGGCCGGATTGTCTGGAAGACGCGGTTCTTGACCTGCTGCAGGAGTATCACCAGCGCACCTATTTTTGGCTGGAGATTGGTGTGCAGAGCTGTCATGACAAGACCTTAAACTTTCTGCGTCGTGGCCACGATTATGGCTGTTTTGTCGATGCGTATCGTCGCGCCAGACAGCGCGATTTGCGGGTGTGTGCACATGTCATTCTCGGCTTGCCGGGGGAATCCCATGACGAGATGATGGCCACTGCAGACGAGATGGCACGCCTTAAGGTGGACGGCATTAAAGTCCATCTGCTGCATGTTCTTAAGGATACGGCGTTAGGTGATCTTTACGAGCAGGGGGCTTTCACCCTGTTTGATCAGCCCAGTTATGTGCAGACCGTGGTTGATTTTATCGAGAGGTTGCATCCGGACACCATGATCCAGCGACTGACCGGCGATGGGCCACGCGATATTTTACTGGCACCACGCTGGTCGTTGAAAAAATGGGAAGTGCTTAATGCCATCGACGAAGAGTTTGAACGACGCGGCAGTCGTCAGGGCGCGAGGTGTCGTTTTCTGTAA
- a CDS encoding HNH endonuclease — translation MTFYMDVPEEQLRKERAKARELRKTGWWKNRVAEGRCYYCGEHFPPKELTLDHVVPLVRGGKTTKGNCVAACKACNSKKKDLLPSEWEEYLQTLSHKDHE, via the coding sequence ATGACATTTTATATGGATGTTCCAGAAGAGCAATTGCGCAAAGAGCGCGCCAAAGCACGTGAATTGCGTAAAACCGGCTGGTGGAAAAACCGTGTTGCCGAAGGACGTTGTTATTACTGTGGGGAACATTTTCCCCCCAAAGAGCTGACCCTCGACCATGTTGTGCCCCTGGTGCGCGGCGGCAAGACGACCAAGGGAAATTGTGTCGCGGCCTGCAAAGCCTGCAACTCAAAAAAGAAAGACCTGCTGCCCAGCGAATGGGAAGAATACCTGCAGACCTTGAGCCACAAAGACCATGAATGA
- a CDS encoding UvrD-helicase domain-containing protein yields the protein MDLMQLNEPQRQAVLHTEGALLVLAGAGSGKTRVITCRIGHLLERVPAEQIVALTFTNKAAREMRDRVVEEVGRGKAKGLTISTFHSLGVRILRQEIEQLGYKKNFSIYPTSDQLRLVRDMVQGRQLPSGGNVDPDRILWLISAAKNELVEANDYTANPRDECEVLTAEIYPRYQKSLKACNAIDFDDILLLTIRLFERFSDVLDRYRQQFRYMMVDEYQDTNHVQYHLLRLLSSAHHNLCVVGDDDQSIYGWRGAKPGNILDFGKDFPGARVIKLEQNYRSTGNILAAANALIVHNQDRHGKKLWTAGKDGADVVYRCCDDGEDEAMAVVEVIHRERFRHQYQYRDFAILYRTNGQSRAFEEQLRYENIPYVLIGGQQFFDRKEVKDALAYLKVMANPLDEVNLLRILNYPKRGIGETTAERLIQASVTGECSLWDVLHHSAGIDGIGEKAGEAIQAFIALMERYQRRFRQPGQLVTTTQELFRELQLEEELYRQADDPKKARRRVENLHEVVNAVSSYEEREVIATLESFLEKVSLLDRDEPPRGSKEEKLKQDAVVLMSLHSSKGLEFPCVFLVGMEEGSLPHSKTIEETQDVSEERRLCYVGMTRARQQLTLLGAARRKKYGKLQPREVSRFLGEIPESLIFHEKGESQAAPPEQQKAMASDFFSNIHDMLK from the coding sequence ATGGACTTGATGCAGCTCAATGAGCCGCAACGTCAGGCAGTCCTCCACACGGAAGGCGCCCTGCTGGTGTTGGCCGGTGCCGGTTCCGGAAAAACCCGTGTCATCACCTGCCGGATCGGCCATTTGCTTGAGCGTGTTCCGGCAGAACAGATTGTGGCCTTAACCTTTACCAATAAGGCGGCACGAGAGATGCGCGACCGGGTGGTGGAGGAGGTGGGGCGTGGAAAAGCCAAAGGCCTGACCATTTCGACATTTCATTCGCTGGGCGTGCGTATTCTGCGCCAGGAGATCGAACAGCTCGGCTACAAGAAAAATTTCTCCATCTATCCCACCTCGGATCAGTTGCGCCTGGTGCGTGACATGGTTCAGGGTCGCCAGTTGCCGTCGGGCGGCAATGTGGATCCGGATCGGATTTTATGGCTGATCTCTGCAGCGAAAAACGAGCTGGTCGAAGCCAATGATTACACCGCTAATCCGCGCGATGAGTGCGAAGTGCTCACGGCTGAGATCTATCCACGCTATCAGAAGTCGCTCAAAGCCTGCAACGCCATCGATTTTGATGACATCCTGCTGTTGACCATTCGCTTATTTGAACGCTTTAGCGACGTGCTGGATCGTTACCGGCAGCAATTTCGCTATATGATGGTTGACGAATATCAGGATACCAACCACGTTCAATACCATCTGCTGCGTCTGCTCAGTTCCGCCCACCACAACCTCTGCGTGGTCGGTGATGATGATCAATCCATCTATGGCTGGCGGGGAGCCAAGCCCGGCAATATTCTCGATTTCGGCAAGGATTTTCCCGGCGCCCGGGTGATCAAGCTCGAACAGAATTACCGCTCCACCGGCAATATCCTTGCGGCGGCCAACGCTCTGATTGTTCACAATCAAGACCGGCATGGCAAAAAACTGTGGACAGCGGGAAAGGACGGAGCCGACGTGGTGTATCGCTGCTGTGATGATGGTGAAGATGAAGCCATGGCCGTGGTGGAAGTGATTCACCGCGAGCGGTTTCGCCATCAGTACCAATACCGTGATTTTGCCATCCTTTATCGGACCAATGGTCAGTCGCGTGCCTTTGAGGAGCAGTTGCGTTATGAAAATATTCCCTACGTGCTGATTGGCGGCCAACAGTTTTTTGATCGTAAAGAAGTCAAGGATGCTCTGGCGTATCTTAAAGTGATGGCCAACCCGCTTGATGAAGTCAATCTGCTGCGGATTCTCAATTATCCCAAGCGCGGTATCGGCGAAACCACGGCGGAGCGATTGATTCAGGCGTCGGTGACCGGGGAGTGCTCCCTGTGGGATGTCCTCCATCATAGCGCCGGGATTGACGGAATTGGCGAGAAAGCGGGTGAAGCGATTCAAGCCTTTATCGCTTTAATGGAGCGCTATCAGCGTCGCTTTCGCCAGCCCGGTCAGTTGGTGACGACAACCCAGGAGTTGTTTCGTGAACTGCAGTTGGAGGAGGAGCTCTATCGTCAGGCTGACGATCCCAAGAAAGCCCGGCGCCGGGTGGAGAACCTCCATGAAGTGGTGAATGCGGTGTCCTCCTATGAAGAGCGTGAAGTCATTGCCACTTTGGAAAGTTTTTTGGAAAAAGTCTCACTGCTCGACCGCGATGAGCCGCCGCGTGGCAGCAAAGAAGAAAAGCTGAAACAAGATGCCGTGGTTTTAATGAGTCTTCACTCCAGTAAAGGGTTGGAATTCCCCTGTGTGTTTCTGGTCGGTATGGAAGAGGGCAGTCTGCCGCACAGCAAAACCATTGAAGAAACCCAGGATGTCAGTGAAGAGCGGCGGCTGTGCTATGTCGGCATGACGCGGGCTCGCCAGCAATTGACGCTGCTTGGTGCGGCACGGCGCAAGAAATACGGCAAGTTACAGCCACGTGAGGTGAGTCGTTTTCTCGGCGAGATTCCAGAAAGTCTAATTTTTCATGAAAAAGGCGAGAGCCAAGCAGCGCCACCGGAGCAGCAAAAGGCCATGGCCAGCGATTTTTTTAGCAATATCCACGACATGCTTAAGTAG
- a CDS encoding RluA family pseudouridine synthase: protein MNENLTFYIEPGQAAERLDRFLTRQLPELTRSQLKKLVDDGLVRVDDQTVKAGAKLRGGETVCVTLPQAQSVETLPEDLPLTILYEDADLIVINKAAGMVVHPAAGHSSGTLVNALLYHCHDLSGVGGELRPGIVHRLDKDTSGVMVATKNDATHNHLAAQFKDHSIQRRYVALVHGQVQNARGTIDAPIGRHPTHRKKMTSKGRGGRRAVTHWKVLRRYDADRLSLLEMRLETGRTHQIRVHLSEMNLPLVGDPLYGNRTRANGINDLEVRKRVHALHRQALHARLLGFIHPRTGDYLEFTSDLPDDLASIVAFLDDKYGVEQSSLSEAYDPVGIDVDENTEGSMNHEP from the coding sequence ATGAATGAAAATTTAACGTTTTACATCGAACCGGGCCAGGCTGCGGAACGCTTGGACCGGTTTTTAACGCGCCAGCTTCCCGAGTTGACGCGCTCGCAACTAAAAAAATTGGTTGATGATGGTCTGGTGCGTGTCGATGATCAGACGGTCAAGGCCGGAGCCAAACTGCGTGGTGGAGAAACGGTCTGCGTGACTCTGCCGCAAGCGCAATCTGTTGAAACCCTCCCGGAAGACCTGCCGCTTACGATACTCTATGAAGATGCCGACCTGATTGTGATCAATAAGGCCGCCGGTATGGTGGTTCATCCTGCCGCTGGACACAGCTCGGGAACCCTGGTCAATGCCCTGTTGTATCATTGCCACGACCTCAGTGGTGTCGGGGGGGAACTGCGGCCGGGAATTGTCCACCGTCTTGACAAGGATACCTCCGGTGTCATGGTGGCGACGAAAAATGATGCTACCCACAATCATCTCGCAGCCCAGTTCAAGGATCATTCGATTCAGCGTCGCTATGTGGCTCTGGTTCACGGCCAGGTTCAAAATGCTCGTGGCACCATTGATGCTCCCATTGGCCGTCACCCCACCCACCGTAAAAAAATGACCTCAAAGGGGCGCGGTGGCCGACGGGCAGTGACCCATTGGAAAGTGTTGCGGCGTTACGATGCCGATCGGCTCAGCCTGCTGGAGATGCGTCTTGAAACCGGACGAACCCACCAGATCAGGGTTCATCTTTCAGAGATGAATCTGCCTCTGGTCGGTGATCCCCTCTACGGCAACCGGACCCGGGCCAACGGCATCAACGATCTGGAAGTGCGCAAGCGGGTTCATGCCCTGCATCGGCAGGCGTTGCATGCCCGTCTACTGGGGTTCATTCACCCGCGAACCGGTGACTATCTCGAGTTCACCAGTGACCTTCCTGACGACTTGGCATCAATTGTAGCTTTTCTCGACGACAAATATGGTGTAGAACAGTCGTCCCTGTCCGAAGCCTACGATCCGGTCGGGATTGATGTCGATGAGAACACAGAAGGGAGCATGAACCATGAACCTTGA
- the pilM gene encoding pilus assembly protein PilM: MHLVQEEPHPKLVFAECAYCSADQISEVLHKLVEKHGLSHSRTVAVMARGSYNLIQIDPPDVPENEFREAVRWQIKDLLDFPADQAVVDTFSSKASENQTLSFAVAASQEQVWHVVHALRDAELDTGAIDIPELAQRSLVSLLPDDGRGLALLSLWKDSGLITIVRNGELCMARRINLGVQELVAAADPANEIDGVEISQAQQNILDAVILEIQRSLDYYESSVSRQPVSSVYIAPLSDPVPGLQSYLDSYLAPEIKPLQMGDLLADCTMSDTELCHCLSAIGAALRTEWS, encoded by the coding sequence GTGCATCTGGTTCAGGAAGAGCCACATCCAAAACTGGTATTCGCCGAGTGCGCATATTGTTCTGCCGATCAAATCTCCGAAGTTCTTCACAAGCTGGTTGAAAAACATGGTTTGTCCCACAGTCGAACGGTGGCGGTCATGGCACGGGGAAGCTACAATCTGATCCAGATTGATCCGCCGGATGTCCCGGAAAACGAATTTCGTGAAGCGGTACGCTGGCAGATTAAGGATCTGCTTGATTTTCCTGCGGACCAGGCTGTGGTGGACACCTTTAGTTCTAAAGCATCCGAGAACCAGACACTCTCCTTTGCCGTGGCTGCATCGCAGGAACAGGTCTGGCATGTCGTGCATGCGCTGCGTGACGCCGAGCTTGATACTGGTGCCATTGATATTCCCGAACTGGCCCAGCGCTCATTGGTGTCGCTGCTGCCCGATGATGGACGAGGACTGGCTCTGCTGAGTTTATGGAAAGACAGCGGACTGATTACCATTGTTCGCAATGGTGAGCTGTGTATGGCACGCCGGATTAATCTCGGTGTTCAAGAACTGGTTGCCGCGGCTGATCCGGCGAACGAAATTGATGGGGTGGAGATTTCTCAAGCCCAGCAAAATATCCTCGATGCGGTGATTCTTGAGATTCAGCGCTCCCTTGATTATTACGAAAGCAGCGTGTCACGCCAACCGGTGTCCTCGGTCTATATCGCGCCGTTGAGTGATCCTGTGCCTGGGTTGCAATCCTATCTCGACAGCTATCTTGCTCCGGAAATCAAGCCATTACAAATGGGTGATCTGCTGGCGGACTGCACGATGTCAGATACAGAATTATGCCATTGTCTGTCAGCCATTGGCGCAGCCCTGCGCACGGAGTGGAGTTGA
- the pgeF gene encoding peptidoglycan editing factor PgeF, with the protein MNLEKHGKISCLQADWCDGKTLFAGVTTRNGGVSRPPYNSLNLGSNTEDAAYNVEGNRSTLLHAFDLPLHHLLLVKQVHGNDIIVVDKKNYDVSHFQDVEADAIITNQPGLMLGVTVADCYPLIVFDPKQRVAAVVHVGWRGAANGLIGKVFDAMREEFSSLAEDLLVAVGPGISAEHYDVGKDVREGFRNGTGHWDEIATEVELGKWRVDLQKSCLLQLEQAGIKKKNIDCADACTWNQRELFFSYRRDGGKTGRQMGFVLFRDE; encoded by the coding sequence ATGAACCTTGAAAAACATGGCAAAATCAGCTGTCTGCAGGCAGACTGGTGTGACGGCAAGACCCTGTTTGCCGGTGTGACCACGCGTAACGGTGGTGTCAGCCGTCCGCCTTACAACTCGCTTAATCTGGGGAGTAACACTGAAGATGCGGCCTATAATGTTGAGGGAAATCGCTCGACACTGTTGCATGCTTTTGATCTGCCGCTGCACCACTTGTTGCTGGTCAAGCAGGTTCATGGCAATGACATCATCGTTGTGGACAAGAAGAATTATGATGTCAGTCACTTTCAGGATGTCGAAGCCGATGCCATTATCACCAACCAGCCCGGTTTGATGCTGGGTGTCACCGTTGCTGATTGTTATCCGCTGATTGTTTTTGATCCCAAACAGCGCGTTGCTGCTGTGGTCCATGTTGGCTGGCGCGGCGCAGCCAATGGTCTGATCGGCAAAGTATTTGACGCCATGCGCGAGGAGTTCAGCAGTCTCGCAGAAGATCTGTTGGTGGCTGTCGGTCCCGGTATCAGCGCCGAGCATTATGACGTTGGCAAAGATGTGCGTGAAGGATTCCGTAACGGTACCGGTCACTGGGACGAGATTGCGACGGAAGTGGAATTGGGTAAATGGCGAGTGGATTTGCAAAAAAGTTGTCTGCTGCAGTTGGAACAAGCTGGGATTAAAAAGAAAAATATCGATTGTGCGGATGCCTGTACCTGGAATCAGCGCGAACTGTTTTTCTCGTATCGTCGCGATGGTGGTAAAACCGGACGCCAGATGGGATTTGTGCTGTTTCGCGACGAATAG
- a CDS encoding TrkH family potassium uptake protein, whose amino-acid sequence MSILFVLHILGALLTCLALALLLPIPFSYYYHDGSAMAFIWASAICLIVGTALMKLFKNKKELSVREGFAVVTFGWLVFAFFGALPYLLSGAITSPLDAVFETMSGFTTTGSTILTEIESLPQSILFWRALTHWLGGMGIIVLSLAILPMLGVGGMQLFQAEVPGPTADRLKPRIQDTAKLLWGVYVILTAVETVLLMGGGMSFYDAICHAFATLATGGFSTRNASVAAYDSAYIDWVITLFMFLAGVNFSLHYYALKGRIGEYFRNEEFRFYLTITVSVTLLLVFLNQGTVYSSWVDNLRYSAFQTTSILTTTGFGTADFELWPVLTQYLLVFMMFIGGCAGSTGGGMKVARLLLLFKHGTVQLYRLIHPRAIRLVKLGDQPVAPDVMQSILGFFALFMGVFVTASFLMAASGMDLVSGAAAVIATLGNIGPGLGSVGPVDNFAAVPEFGKGVLILCMLLGRLELFTVLVLFLPSFWRK is encoded by the coding sequence ATGAGTATTCTTTTTGTCCTGCATATCCTCGGTGCCCTTCTGACCTGCCTGGCCCTGGCCCTGCTGCTGCCGATTCCGTTTTCTTATTACTACCATGACGGCAGTGCCATGGCGTTCATCTGGGCCTCCGCGATCTGCCTGATCGTCGGCACGGCGTTGATGAAGCTGTTCAAAAACAAAAAAGAACTCTCGGTACGTGAAGGGTTTGCCGTGGTCACCTTCGGCTGGCTGGTCTTCGCGTTCTTCGGCGCGTTGCCCTATCTGCTTTCCGGCGCAATCACCTCACCGCTCGATGCGGTGTTTGAAACCATGAGCGGCTTCACCACGACCGGTTCCACCATCCTCACTGAAATTGAAAGCCTGCCACAGAGCATTCTGTTCTGGCGCGCTTTGACCCATTGGCTGGGCGGGATGGGGATTATTGTCTTAAGTCTCGCGATTCTGCCGATGCTCGGGGTCGGTGGCATGCAACTGTTTCAGGCTGAGGTGCCGGGACCGACGGCGGATCGTCTTAAGCCGCGGATTCAGGACACGGCCAAACTGCTGTGGGGTGTGTATGTCATTCTCACGGCCGTAGAAACCGTGCTGCTGATGGGTGGCGGAATGAGCTTTTACGACGCGATTTGCCACGCGTTTGCCACCCTGGCCACCGGTGGTTTTTCAACCCGTAACGCCTCGGTCGCCGCTTACGACAGTGCCTACATCGACTGGGTTATTACCCTGTTCATGTTTCTGGCCGGGGTTAACTTTTCACTGCACTATTACGCCCTCAAAGGGCGCATCGGCGAATACTTCCGTAACGAGGAATTTCGCTTTTATCTGACCATCACTGTCAGCGTCACCCTGCTGCTGGTGTTCCTCAACCAGGGAACGGTCTACAGCTCATGGGTCGACAACCTGCGCTACAGCGCATTCCAAACCACGTCGATCCTGACAACAACCGGTTTCGGCACCGCTGATTTCGAACTGTGGCCGGTACTGACCCAATACCTGTTGGTGTTCATGATGTTTATCGGTGGCTGTGCCGGGTCAACCGGCGGCGGCATGAAAGTCGCCCGTCTGCTGCTGCTGTTCAAGCACGGCACCGTACAACTCTACCGTCTGATCCATCCCCGCGCCATCCGCCTGGTGAAACTGGGCGACCAACCGGTGGCACCGGATGTCATGCAATCCATCCTTGGTTTTTTCGCCCTGTTCATGGGGGTGTTTGTCACGGCATCCTTCCTGATGGCAGCCAGCGGCATGGACTTGGTTTCTGGAGCCGCAGCCGTTATCGCCACCCTCGGCAACATCGGTCCCGGCCTCGGCAGCGTCGGCCCGGTGGACAACTTCGCCGCCGTTCCCGAGTTCGGCAAGGGCGTACTGATTCTATGCATGCTGCTGGGGCGGTTGGAACTGTTTACCGTTCTGGTGCTGTTCCTGCCGTCGTTCTGGCGCAAGTAA